A genome region from Diorhabda carinulata isolate Delta chromosome 2, icDioCari1.1, whole genome shotgun sequence includes the following:
- the LOC130890811 gene encoding dehydrogenase/reductase SDR family protein 7-like has protein sequence MFHTLGLTLENRMTEARKLYESLSLVGSVSLAVSLPWIIFRVFKALYLQKGLNELFGKVVVITGSSSGLGEALAHEFYKQGCQVVLCARRRQELERVRTDLLHSHSTVPTHPPIIIPLDLSEIDKLEEQVKKIVSITGKIDILINNGGISHRGSVLSTQNDVDMKIMMVNYFGTIALTKAVLPDMMKRKEGHIIFISSIQGLVALPERSAYSASKHALQAFSDSLRAEVASSNISITVVSPGYIKTNLSLNALTGTGESYGHMDPTTEKGLPPEYVAAKIVKAVAEKKKELIISTLLPKFAIFLRKCLPSLYFLIMAKRAQKCSIKK, from the exons ATGTTTCATACACTGGGCTTAACACTAGAAAATAGAATGACTGAAGCAAGAAAATTGTACGAATCCTTAAGCTTGGTGGGATCTGTTTCGTTAGCAGTCTCATTGCCGTGGATAATATTTAGAGTTTTCAAAGCTTTATATTTGCAAAAAGGATTGAACGAATTATTTGGAAAG GTGGTGGTAATTACCGGATCTAGTTCAGGATTAGGGGAGGCATTAGCTCACGAATTCTATAAACAGGGATGTCAAGTAGTATTATGTGCAAGACGTAGACAGGAATTGGAAAGAGTCAGAACGGATCTGCTACATTCACACAGTACAGTGCCCACTCACCCTCCTATTATTATACCTCTTGATCTAAGTGAAATTGACAAATTGGAAGAACAAGTAAAGAAGATTGTATCTATCACTGGTAAAATAGATATTCTTATTAACAATGGTGGAATTTCTCATAGAGGTAGTGTACTATCTACCCAAAATGATGTTGACATGAAGATAATGATGGTTAACTACTTTGGAACCATTGCTTTGACAAAAG cTGTACTTCCTGATATGATGAAGAGAAAAGAAGgacatataattttcattagttCCATTCAAGGACTTGTCGCTTTACCTGAAAGATCAGCCTATAGCGCATCAAAGCATGCATTGCAAGCTTTCAGTGATAGTTTAAGAGCCGAAGTAGCTTCTAGTAATATATCCATCACTGTTGTAAGTCCGGgatatatcaaaacaaatctTTCTTTGAATGCTCTAACTGGTACTGGTGAAAGTTATGGTCACATGGATCCTACAACAGAAAAAGGCCTCCCTCCTGAATATGTAGCTGCAAAAATAGTCAAAGCTGTTGCAGAAAAGAAGAAAGAGCTCATTATATCAACCCTCTTACCAAAATTTGctatttttctaagaaaatgtTTACCTTCTCTCTATTTTTTAATCATGGCTAAAAGAGCACAAAAATGCAGTATCAAAAAGtaa
- the LOC130890812 gene encoding transmembrane protein 11, mitochondrial: MEAGRDRTLHSTNIAVIREVYDNEFSPACFSMELEKALESCCSIIVIEPTQLGDETARWISFGNYLHKMAVITGFTSIISGFAWPESFAPQAPLSIISTLCTGLYTASWQFDHCVKYQVERDIGKLSRLPILGALTVASPVVLVRKDDSKRKILHSVVTLAAASLCIYRLYRTMK; encoded by the exons atggaagCAGGACGAGACAg aACTTTGCATTCCACTAATATTGCTGTTATTAGAGAAGTAtatgataatgaattttctccAGCATGTTTTTCTATGGAGTTAGAAAAAGCCTTGGAAAGTTGTTGTTCCATAATTGTAATAGAACCTACACAATTAGGAGATGAAACTGCTAGATGGATTagttttggaaattatttacataagATGGCAGTTATTACAGGTTTTACTTCCATTATTTCAG gTTTCGCTTGGCCGGAGAGTTTTGCTCCCCAAGCACCCTTGAGTATTATTTCTACTTTGTGTACAGGATTATATACAGCTTCATGGCAGTTTGATCACTGTGTTAAATATCag GTTGAAAGAGACATTGGAAAGTTATCCAGATTACCAATTCTGGGAGCTCTGACAGTTGCGTCACCAGTAGTTTTAGTGAGGAAAGATGACTCAAAACGTAAAATATTACATTCTGTAGTTACATTAGCAGCAGCTTCACTTTGCATATATAGGTTATATCGTACAATGAAATAG